A stretch of the Massilia sp. W12 genome encodes the following:
- a CDS encoding M64 family metallopeptidase — MRLLPPILALALHAAAGFALAENISLRLGYEEGRSGLHFAPQYAERGAFGLSPDMGAEAHGEKWRVVAKDAKGNIVHQVNVRSGRDWVAESFDPHSGHITHAQKVTQRSGLFEVSLPFDARVASVEVLPQVKGNQLAATPLHRMDRNALQQLLNKSLSRKNLAASASATTVYESGPAAGRMDYVFIGDGYTAAEMSKWRSDAKKIIDGFLADPLFAANKGKINVRRVDVVSNQSGVDEIDKGIYKDTALDGEFGCYNIERLLCVNNSKTINTVASVLAPDQRDVLIVVSNSTRYGGSGGQVATLSMHASSIEVALHEIGHTAFALADEYDYGTCNSASEPSEGNVSRVSSRSVKWGSQIAANTAVPTQAGQYANGTVGVFQGGQYCRAGKYRPTENSRMRTLGYPWHAVNESLVAKVFAKYAGSTPPGGTTTSKTQSGSLSNGGIAYAPSATPGYIQSGAGTINLKLSGPANADFELALYKSGSNGWLKVASSTGPTSSETISYNAAAGYYYIEVKSYSGSGTYTLNYSYPTPK; from the coding sequence ATGAGACTGTTGCCCCCGATCCTGGCGCTTGCCCTGCATGCCGCCGCCGGCTTTGCGCTGGCTGAAAATATTTCCCTGCGTTTGGGCTATGAAGAAGGCCGCAGCGGCTTGCATTTCGCGCCGCAATATGCTGAGCGCGGCGCTTTTGGCCTAAGCCCGGACATGGGGGCAGAGGCGCATGGCGAGAAATGGCGCGTGGTGGCGAAAGACGCCAAGGGCAATATTGTGCATCAGGTGAATGTGCGCAGCGGGCGCGACTGGGTGGCGGAAAGTTTTGATCCGCACAGCGGGCACATCACGCACGCGCAAAAAGTGACGCAGCGCAGCGGCTTGTTTGAAGTGTCGCTGCCTTTCGATGCGCGGGTGGCCTCGGTTGAAGTGCTGCCGCAAGTCAAGGGCAATCAATTGGCTGCAACGCCGCTGCACCGGATGGACAGAAATGCCTTGCAGCAATTATTGAACAAGAGTCTGAGCCGGAAAAATCTGGCGGCTTCCGCCAGCGCCACCACGGTGTATGAGTCCGGCCCGGCGGCCGGCCGCATGGATTATGTTTTTATTGGCGACGGCTACACCGCTGCGGAAATGAGCAAGTGGAGAAGTGACGCGAAAAAAATTATCGATGGCTTTCTGGCTGACCCCTTGTTTGCTGCGAATAAAGGCAAAATCAATGTGCGCCGGGTGGATGTGGTCAGCAATCAATCCGGCGTCGATGAGATCGACAAGGGGATTTACAAAGACACCGCGCTGGATGGCGAATTCGGTTGTTACAACATTGAGCGCCTGCTGTGCGTGAATAACAGCAAGACCATTAACACGGTCGCCTCAGTGCTGGCGCCGGATCAGCGCGATGTGCTGATCGTGGTCTCTAACTCGACCCGTTATGGCGGTTCGGGCGGCCAGGTCGCCACGCTGTCGATGCACGCTTCCTCGATCGAAGTGGCCTTGCATGAAATCGGCCATACCGCGTTCGCTCTGGCGGATGAATATGATTACGGCACATGCAATAGCGCCAGTGAGCCGAGCGAAGGGAATGTCTCGCGCGTCAGCTCGCGCAGTGTGAAATGGGGCAGCCAGATCGCCGCCAATACCGCCGTGCCGACCCAGGCCGGACAGTATGCGAATGGCACGGTGGGGGTGTTCCAGGGCGGCCAATATTGCCGCGCCGGGAAATATCGCCCGACCGAAAATTCACGTATGCGCACCCTGGGCTATCCCTGGCATGCGGTGAATGAATCGCTGGTGGCCAAGGTGTTTGCGAAGTATGCCGGCAGCACACCGCCGGGCGGCACGACCACCAGCAAAACGCAAAGCGGCAGCTTGAGCAATGGCGGGATTGCGTATGCGCCATCGGCGACACCGGGTTATATCCAAAGCGGGGCTGGAACCATCAATCTGAAATTGAGCGGCCCGGCGAATGCCGATTTTGAACTTGCGCTGTACAAGTCCGGCAGCAATGGCTGGCTGAAGGTGGCCAGCAGCACCGGCCCGACTTCCAGCGAAACCATCAGCTATAACGCGGCCGCCGGTTACTACTATATCGAAGTCAAGTCGTATTCCGGCAGCGGGACTTACACCCTGAATTACAGCTATCCAACACCGAAGTAA
- a CDS encoding M64 family metallopeptidase: MKLLTPVLALALQAAAGLALADNISVRLGYEEGRNGLSFAAQHAETGTFGLTPDTGNEAHGEKWRVVAKDAKGKILHQVNVRSGRDWVAESFDPGSGQIAHAQKVTQRSGLFEVSLPFDARVASVEVLPQVKGNQLASGALHKMDRKALQQLLSKSQSKKNLLAGVTATTVYESGPAATRMDYVFIGDGYTAAEMSKWQADAKKIIDGFLADPLFAANKNKINVRRVDVPSNQSGVDEIDKGIYKDTALDGEFGCYNMERLLCVNNTKTINTAASVLAPDQRDVLIVVSNSTRYGGSGGQVATLSMHSSSIEVALHEIGHTAFALADEYDYGTCDASSEPTEGNVSRVGTRSVKWGSQIAAGTAVPTQAGQYPNGTVGAFQGAQYCTAGKYRPTENSRMRALGQPWHAVNESLVAKVFAKYSGGTDPGGGTTTSKTQSGNLTAGAKAYAPSASPGYFQAGAGVINLKLSGPSGTDFDLALYKYTASGWSKVAGSDGPTSAESISYTAAAGYYYAEIHSYSGSGTYTLNYSYTNPK; this comes from the coding sequence ATGAAACTGCTGACACCTGTATTGGCGCTTGCCCTGCAAGCCGCCGCCGGCCTCGCGCTGGCTGACAATATCTCTGTGCGTCTGGGCTATGAGGAGGGGCGTAATGGCCTCAGCTTTGCCGCACAACACGCCGAAACCGGAACCTTTGGTCTGACCCCTGACACGGGCAATGAGGCGCATGGCGAAAAATGGCGCGTGGTGGCGAAAGACGCCAAGGGCAAAATTCTGCATCAGGTAAATGTGCGCAGCGGGCGCGACTGGGTGGCGGAAAGCTTTGATCCGGGAAGCGGACAGATCGCGCATGCGCAGAAAGTGACGCAGCGCAGCGGCTTGTTTGAAGTGTCGCTGCCGTTTGATGCGCGGGTGGCCTCGGTTGAAGTGCTGCCGCAAGTCAAGGGCAATCAGCTGGCCTCAGGCGCGTTGCACAAGATGGACCGCAAAGCCCTGCAACAGTTGCTGAGCAAGAGCCAGAGCAAGAAGAATCTGCTGGCCGGGGTGACGGCGACCACGGTGTATGAATCCGGGCCGGCGGCGACCCGCATGGATTATGTGTTTATCGGCGATGGCTATACCGCTGCGGAAATGAGCAAATGGCAGGCAGACGCCAAGAAAATCATTGATGGCTTCCTGGCTGATCCCTTGTTTGCTGCGAATAAAAACAAGATCAATGTGCGCCGGGTGGATGTGCCCAGCAATCAATCCGGGGTGGATGAAATTGATAAGGGGATTTATAAGGATACCGCGCTGGATGGCGAATTCGGTTGCTACAACATGGAGCGCCTGCTGTGCGTGAATAACACCAAGACGATTAACACGGCTGCCTCGGTGCTGGCGCCGGACCAGCGCGATGTCTTGATTGTGGTTTCCAATTCGACCCGTTATGGCGGTTCCGGCGGCCAGGTCGCCACTTTGTCGATGCATTCTTCCTCAATCGAAGTGGCCTTGCATGAAATCGGCCACACTGCGTTTGCACTGGCCGATGAGTATGACTACGGGACATGCGATGCGTCCAGCGAACCGACGGAAGGGAATGTCTCGCGGGTCGGCACGCGCAGCGTGAAATGGGGCAGCCAGATCGCCGCCGGCACGGCAGTGCCGACCCAAGCCGGACAATATCCGAACGGTACGGTGGGCGCCTTCCAGGGTGCGCAGTATTGCACCGCCGGCAAATACCGTCCGACGGAAAATTCGCGTATGCGCGCCCTGGGTCAGCCCTGGCATGCGGTGAATGAAAGCCTGGTGGCGAAGGTGTTTGCGAAATATTCCGGCGGCACAGATCCGGGCGGCGGCACGACCACCAGCAAAACCCAGAGCGGCAATCTGACTGCCGGCGCCAAAGCCTATGCGCCGAGCGCATCGCCCGGCTATTTCCAGGCTGGGGCCGGGGTGATCAATTTGAAACTGAGCGGGCCGTCCGGTACGGATTTTGATCTGGCGCTGTACAAGTACACCGCCAGCGGCTGGAGCAAGGTGGCCGGCAGCGATGGCCCGACTTCGGCGGAAAGCATCAGCTACACTGCGGCAGCCGGCTATTACTATGCGGAAATCCATTCGTATAGCGGAAGCGGGACTTACACACTGAACTACAGCTACACCAATCCGAAATAA
- a CDS encoding response regulator, translated as MIQAPRTRSLDRLALILAFCLLLIPAALALSLGVWCGAECGWMLVIAQFLLSFVLLIGFLVLNRRWRLRLRQIYQQARELPSSSEWREEQARNLLLQEEINKLQGQLQALQHESQNSALQLQEAQAQRSRAQQANLAKTAFLTSMSHDIRIPLTGVLGMTDMLLGTELDAQQREFAGVIQDSGQALMQLVDGILDFSNIEAGQLKLHQDSFSPLILIEGVIDLLAPRASEKGLSLCCAIDPELPPYVSGDAGRIRQIIMNLASNALQYTQAGFVQLSAYVLGLQEGAVNIRFCVQDSGPGLSEAAAQQILQMPGQTLPQVEAERQPGLGLQICLRLAELMGARLGIESQAGNGAMFWLEICLPQSAAPDSAEAQPLLWAGLTQQVQARLQDASVLLVHDHEQESAAMCAILRSAGCRVLHAKQALNALEISQGRDDIALVIIGLNLPDMAGNALALALSTIRPQLRQILLASPFDLRAAASLPHFESFHAPLALPVKPRSLLQAALLAFGISSHPPLQAHSAPPAAPAEQPGAPHLLLVEDNEINQKLALILLRKMGFEVSLAQHGEQALQLWREGGIDLILMDCEMPVMDGFAATAAIRSQEAPGARIPIVAMTANALAGDRERCLAAGMDDYVSKPIQPEALLQAVKRHLPEPDVSAPRNLAAEEAAAVVDLTLLTDICGDDIETIFAFLDQYLVSTVKLLNDMGQSILHADWPRLRALNHELTGTSANLGVRLIHALTNGMSQACRDEDSTRASAIQQQMLLALDDVRIFVRNRG; from the coding sequence ATGATCCAAGCGCCACGCACACGCAGTCTGGACCGACTTGCCCTGATACTGGCTTTTTGCCTGCTGCTGATTCCAGCTGCGCTGGCCTTGTCGCTCGGCGTATGGTGTGGCGCGGAATGCGGCTGGATGCTGGTGATTGCGCAATTTTTACTCAGCTTTGTGCTGCTGATCGGTTTTTTGGTCTTGAACCGGCGCTGGCGTTTGCGCTTGCGCCAGATTTATCAGCAGGCGCGCGAGCTGCCTTCCAGCAGCGAATGGCGCGAGGAACAGGCGCGCAATCTGCTTTTGCAAGAAGAAATCAATAAGCTGCAGGGCCAATTGCAGGCGCTGCAACATGAATCCCAAAACAGCGCGCTGCAATTACAGGAAGCACAGGCGCAACGCAGCCGCGCGCAACAGGCGAATCTGGCCAAAACCGCATTTTTGACCAGCATGAGCCATGACATCCGCATTCCACTCACCGGCGTGCTGGGCATGACCGATATGTTGCTCGGCACAGAGCTGGATGCGCAACAGCGCGAATTTGCCGGCGTGATTCAGGATTCCGGCCAGGCCCTGATGCAACTGGTGGATGGCATCCTGGATTTTTCCAATATCGAAGCCGGCCAATTGAAGTTGCACCAAGACAGTTTTTCCCCCCTGATCTTAATTGAAGGCGTGATCGACTTGCTGGCCCCGCGCGCCAGCGAAAAAGGCTTGTCCCTGTGTTGCGCCATAGACCCGGAATTGCCGCCCTATGTCAGCGGCGACGCCGGCCGCATCCGCCAAATCATCATGAATCTGGCCAGCAATGCCCTGCAATACACCCAGGCCGGCTTTGTGCAACTCAGCGCCTATGTGCTTGGGCTGCAGGAGGGCGCGGTCAACATACGTTTTTGCGTGCAGGACAGCGGGCCGGGCTTGAGCGAAGCGGCGGCGCAACAGATCTTGCAAATGCCGGGCCAGACCCTGCCGCAGGTGGAAGCAGAGCGGCAGCCGGGGCTGGGCTTGCAGATTTGTCTGCGGCTGGCCGAATTGATGGGCGCCCGGCTTGGCATCGAAAGCCAAGCCGGCAATGGCGCCATGTTTTGGCTGGAAATCTGCCTGCCGCAAAGCGCAGCGCCGGACAGCGCTGAAGCGCAGCCGCTGTTATGGGCCGGCTTAACCCAACAAGTGCAAGCCCGTTTGCAAGACGCCAGCGTGCTCTTAGTGCATGACCATGAGCAGGAAAGCGCGGCGATGTGCGCGATTTTGCGCAGCGCAGGCTGCCGTGTGCTGCATGCCAAACAGGCCTTGAACGCACTCGAAATCAGCCAGGGCAGAGACGATATTGCGCTGGTGATTATCGGCTTGAACTTACCCGACATGGCCGGCAATGCCCTGGCCCTGGCCCTGTCCACCATCCGCCCGCAATTGCGCCAGATCTTGCTGGCCTCGCCATTTGATTTGCGCGCCGCCGCCAGTCTGCCGCATTTTGAAAGCTTCCATGCGCCGCTGGCGCTGCCGGTCAAGCCGCGCAGCCTGCTGCAAGCGGCCCTGCTGGCCTTTGGCATTTCCTCGCATCCGCCGCTGCAAGCGCACAGCGCACCGCCGGCAGCGCCTGCCGAGCAGCCCGGCGCACCGCATTTGCTGCTGGTGGAAGACAATGAAATCAATCAAAAACTGGCCCTGATTTTATTGCGCAAAATGGGCTTTGAAGTCAGCCTGGCGCAACATGGCGAGCAGGCCCTGCAACTCTGGCGCGAGGGCGGGATAGATTTGATTTTGATGGATTGTGAAATGCCTGTGATGGATGGCTTTGCCGCCACCGCCGCCATTCGCAGCCAGGAAGCGCCGGGCGCGCGCATCCCGATTGTGGCGATGACTGCGAATGCCCTGGCCGGCGACCGCGAACGCTGCCTGGCCGCCGGCATGGACGATTATGTTTCCAAACCTATCCAGCCGGAGGCGCTGTTGCAGGCGGTCAAACGCCATTTGCCGGAGCCGGATGTCAGCGCGCCGCGCAATCTGGCCGCCGAAGAAGCCGCCGCCGTGGTCGATTTGACCTTGCTGACGGATATTTGCGGCGATGATATCGAAACAATTTTCGCCTTCCTTGATCAATACCTGGTCTCCACCGTCAAATTGCTCAATGATATGGGACAGTCGATTTTGCATGCAGACTGGCCGCGACTGCGCGCCCTGAACCATGAGTTGACCGGCACCTCGGCCAATCTGGGGGTGCGTTTAATCCATGCCCTGACCAATGGCATGAGCCAGGCATGCCGCGATGAAGACAGCACACGGGCATCGGCGATTCAACAACAAATGCTGTTGGCGTTGGACGACGTGCGCATCTTTGTGCGCAATCGGGGGTGA